A stretch of Homo sapiens chromosome 12, GRCh38.p14 Primary Assembly DNA encodes these proteins:
- the KRT18 gene encoding keratin, type I cytoskeletal 18 codes for MSFTTRSTFSTNYRSLGSVQAPSYGARPVSSAASVYAGAGGSGSRISVSRSTSFRGGMGSGGLATGIAGGLAGMGGIQNEKETMQSLNDRLASYLDRVRSLETENRRLESKIREHLEKKGPQVRDWSHYFKIIEDLRAQIFANTVDNARIVLQIDNARLAADDFRVKYETELAMRQSVENDIHGLRKVIDDTNITRLQLETEIEALKEELLFMKKNHEEEVKGLQAQIASSGLTVEVDAPKSQDLAKIMADIRAQYDELARKNREELDKYWSQQIEESTTVVTTQSAEVGAAETTLTELRRTVQSLEIDLDSMRNLKASLENSLREVEARYALQMEQLNGILLHLESELAQTRAEGQRQAQEYEALLNIKVKLEAEIATYRRLLEDGEDFNLGDALDSSNSMQTIQKTTTRRIVDGKVVSETNDTKVLRH; via the exons ATGAGCTTCACCACTCGCTCCACCTTCTCCACCAACTACCGGTCCCTGGGCTCTGTCCAGGCGCCCAGCTACGGCGCCCGGCCGGTCAGCAGCGCGGCCAGCGTCTATGCAGGCGCTGGGGGCTCTGGTTCCCGGATCTCCGTGTCCCGCTCCACCAGCTTCAGGGGCGGCATGGGGTCCGGGGGCCTGGCCACCGGGATAGCCGGGGGTCTGGCAGGAATGGGAGGCATCCAGAACGAGAAGGAGACCATGCAAAGCCTGAACGACCGCCTGGCCTCTTACCTGGACAGAGTGAGGAGCCTGGAGACCGAGAACCGGAGGCTGGAGAGCAAAATCCGGGAGCACTTGGAGAAGAAGGGACCCCAGGTCAGAGACTGGAGCCATTACTTCAAGATCATCGAGGACCTGAGGGCTCAG ATCTTCGCAAATACTGTGGACAATGCCCGCATCGTTCTGCAGATTGACAATGCCCGTCTTGCTGCTGATGACTTTAGAGTCAA GTATGAGACAGAGCTGGCCATGCGCCAGTCTGTGGAGAACGACATCCATGGGCTCCGCAAGGTCATTGATGACACCAATATCACACGACTGCAGCTGGAGACAGAGATCGAGGCTCTCAAGGAGGAGCTGCTCTTCATGAAGAAGAACCACGAAGAG GAAGTAAAAGGCCTACAAGCCCAGATTGCCAGCTCTGGGTTGACCGTGGAGGTAGATGCCCCCAAATCTCAGGACCTCGCCAAGATCATGGCAGACATCCGGGCCCAATATGACGAGCTGGCTCGGAAGAACCGAGAGGAGCTAGACAAGTACTGGTCTCAGCAG ATTGAGGAGAGCACCACAGTGGTCACCACACAGTCTGCTGAGGTTGGAGCTGCTGAGACGACGCTCACAGAGCTGAGACGTACAGTCCAGTCCTTGGAGATCGACCTGGACTCCATGAGAAATCTG AAGGCCAGcttggagaacagcctgagggAGGTGGAGGCCCGCTACGCCCTACAGATGGAGCAGCTCAACGGGATCCTGCTGCACCTTGAGTCAGAGCTGGCACAGACCCGGGCAGAGGGACAGCGCCAGGCCCAGGAGTATGAGGCCCTGCTGAACATCAAGGTCAAGCTGGAGGCTGAGATCGCCACCTACCGCCGCCTGCTGGAAGATGGCGAGGACTTTAA TCTTGGTGATGCCTTGGACAGCAGCAACTCCATGCAAACCATCCAAAAGACCACCACCCGCCGGATAGTGGATGGCAAAGTGGTGTCTGAGACCAATGACACCAAAGTTCTGAGGCATTAA